From a single Rhizobium lusitanum genomic region:
- the flgB gene encoding flagellar basal body rod protein FlgB — MQPIQLFDLASRQAEWLQTRQEVVAGNIANANTPKFRAKDVTPFQAVLDNQNVGMAKTNPAHLSGSEFSQSGDINVEEASLNQEIGVQESGNTVGLEDELAKSGEIKRQYSLNTALVSSFHRMMLMTVKQ; from the coding sequence ATGCAACCCATTCAACTCTTTGACCTGGCCTCGCGGCAAGCCGAGTGGCTTCAGACGCGCCAGGAGGTTGTTGCCGGCAACATCGCCAATGCCAATACCCCGAAGTTCCGCGCCAAGGACGTGACGCCGTTCCAGGCTGTCCTCGACAACCAGAATGTCGGCATGGCGAAGACCAATCCGGCGCATCTCTCCGGCAGCGAATTCAGTCAGAGCGGCGACATCAACGTCGAGGAAGCGTCGCTCAACCAGGAAATTGGTGTCCAGGAGTCGGGTAATACCGTGGGCCTGGAAGACGAGCTCGCCAAATCGGGTGAGATCAAGCGGCAGTACAGCTTGAACACCGCACTCGTCAGCTCCTTTCATCGCATGATGTTGATGACCGTAAAACAATAG
- the flgC gene encoding flagellar basal body rod protein FlgC has translation MDPLSAALKIAGSGLEAQSTRLRVVSENIANARSTGDTPGADPYRRKTVTFGAELDRANGVTTVGVKKMGEDTGKFVEQYDPDNPAADQKGYVKMPNVNILVEMADMREANRSYEANLQTVRQARDLISSTIDLLKNS, from the coding sequence ATGGATCCCTTATCTGCCGCATTGAAGATTGCGGGCTCCGGCCTGGAGGCTCAATCGACCCGCCTGCGCGTCGTCTCCGAAAATATCGCCAACGCCCGTTCGACAGGCGACACACCCGGTGCCGATCCCTATCGCCGCAAGACGGTGACCTTCGGTGCCGAGCTCGATAGAGCCAACGGTGTGACGACGGTCGGGGTGAAGAAGATGGGCGAGGACACCGGCAAGTTCGTCGAGCAATACGACCCGGACAATCCGGCGGCGGACCAGAAGGGCTACGTCAAGATGCCCAACGTCAACATCCTTGTCGAAATGGCCGACATGCGCGAGGCAAATCGTTCCTACGAGGCCAATCTGCAAACGGTCCGGCAGGCACGCGACCTCATCTCCTCCACCATCGATCTGTTGAAGAATTCATAA
- a CDS encoding flagellar hook-basal body complex protein FliE, which yields MIDAIKNVSSLSATRGLGSIATDLSSVASNAIASTPETAIGSSAVGSFASVMSDVAKNTVSTLKDAENASFAGIKGTMSTREVVDKVMQADQTLQTAIALRDKMVSAFLDITKMQI from the coding sequence ATGATTGACGCTATCAAGAATGTCTCCTCCCTCTCGGCAACCCGCGGTCTCGGCAGCATCGCCACGGATCTGAGTTCCGTCGCATCCAACGCGATCGCATCGACGCCGGAAACGGCAATCGGAAGCTCCGCGGTCGGCAGCTTCGCCTCGGTCATGTCCGATGTGGCGAAGAATACGGTCAGCACGCTGAAGGACGCCGAAAATGCCTCCTTTGCCGGCATCAAGGGCACGATGAGCACCCGCGAAGTGGTCGACAAGGTCATGCAGGCGGATCAGACGCTGCAGACGGCGATCGCGCTGCGCGACAAGATGGTCTCCGCCTTCCTCGATATTACGAAAATGCAGATCTAG
- the flgG gene encoding flagellar basal-body rod protein FlgG, producing the protein MRALAIAATGMDAQQTNLEVIANNIANINTTGYKRSRAEFSDLLYQTERAKGIANRPNQAVVPEGANIGLGVQTTAVRNIQIQGELSQTSNDLDVALVGRGWFQIQMPDGTTAYTRAGSFNKSDTGQMVTPDGNVLQPGITIPSNASNVVINQSGQVSATIGTATTPTVLGQLQIANFVNEAGLQPMGSNLFTQTPASGDPVVSDPNENGFAYMKQGYLESSNVDPVKEITDLITAQRAYEMNSKVITTADDMAQIVSKNLK; encoded by the coding sequence ATGAGAGCGCTCGCTATTGCCGCGACGGGCATGGACGCCCAGCAGACCAATCTCGAAGTGATCGCGAACAACATCGCGAACATCAACACGACGGGCTACAAGCGTTCCCGCGCCGAGTTCTCGGACCTTCTGTACCAGACCGAGCGCGCCAAGGGCATCGCCAACAGGCCGAACCAGGCAGTGGTCCCGGAAGGCGCCAATATCGGTCTCGGCGTGCAGACGACGGCCGTGCGCAACATCCAGATCCAGGGCGAGCTGTCGCAGACGTCGAACGATCTCGACGTCGCACTTGTCGGCCGCGGCTGGTTCCAGATCCAGATGCCTGACGGTACGACGGCCTATACGCGCGCCGGCTCCTTCAACAAGAGCGATACCGGCCAGATGGTCACGCCCGACGGCAACGTGCTGCAGCCTGGGATCACCATCCCGAGCAATGCCAGCAACGTCGTTATCAACCAATCCGGCCAGGTCTCGGCGACAATCGGCACGGCGACCACGCCGACCGTTCTCGGTCAGTTGCAGATCGCCAACTTCGTCAACGAGGCCGGTCTGCAGCCGATGGGCAGTAACCTCTTCACCCAGACGCCGGCATCCGGCGATCCCGTCGTCTCCGACCCGAACGAAAACGGCTTCGCCTATATGAAGCAGGGCTATCTGGAATCGTCGAACGTCGATCCGGTCAAGGAAATCACCGACCTGATCACGGCGCAGCGTGCCTACGAGATGAATTCCAAGGTCATCACCACCGCCGACGACATGGCGCAGATCGTCAGCAAAAACCTGAAGTAA